In the genome of Lacerta agilis isolate rLacAgi1 chromosome 2, rLacAgi1.pri, whole genome shotgun sequence, one region contains:
- the LOC117042995 gene encoding oocyte zinc finger protein XlCOF6-like, with translation FESMECGKSFTDRGTLRKHQQTHTGEKPFKCIECGKSFSHSGRLRIHQRTHTGEKPFKCMECGKSFIHSGTLRKHQQTHTGEKPFKCTECGKSFTERGKLAIHQRTHTGEKPFKCMECGKRFRRSGELRIHQRTHTGEKPFKCMECGKSYSQNGHLRIHQRTHTGEKPFKCMECGKCFCRSGELRIHQRTHTGEKPFKCMECGKHFTNSGDLRIHQRTHTGEKPFKCMECGKSYTQNGHLRIHQRTHTGEKPFKCMECGKSYSQNGHLRIHQRTHTGEKPFKCMECGKCFCRSGELRIHQRTHTGEKPFKCMKCGKHFTYSGDLRIHQRTHTGEKPFKCMECGKSYSQNGHLRIHQRTHTGEKPFKCMQCGKSFSQNGHLRIHQRTHTGEKPFKCMECGKSFIYSGTLRIHQRYHTGEKPLKCMECGKSFTASGTLRIHQRTHRGEKPFKCMECGKSFTESGTLRIHQRTHRGEKPFKCMECGKSFTESGTLRIHQRTHTGEKPFKCMECGKSYSQNGHLRIHQRTHTGEKPFKCMECGKSYSQKGNLRIHQRTHTGEKPFKCMECGKSYSQNGHLRIHQRTHTGEKPFKCIECGKSFTYSGTLRKHQQTHTGEKPLKCIECGKSFTERGKLAIHQRTHTREKAFQCMECGKSYSQNGHLIIHQRTHTGEKPFKCMVCGKCFSRGGNLNLHHQTLTGEKPFKCMECGKSLSAFRCHGMLRSDFRHCAVHVQLTDTPWA, from the exons tttgaaagcatggagtgtggaaagagcttcactgacagaggaacacttagaaaacatcaacaaactcacacaggagagaaaccatttaaatgtattgagtgtggaaagagcttcagtcacagtggaaggcttagaattcatcaacggactcacacaggggagaaaccatttaaatgcatggagtgtggaaagagcttcattcacagtggaacacttagaaaacatcaacaaactcacacaggagagaaaccatttaaatgtactgagtgtggaaagagcttcactgagagaggaaaacttgcaattcatcaacggactcacacgggggagaaaccatttaaatgcatggagtgtggaaagcgcTTTCGTCGGAGTGGagaacttagaattcatcaacgtactcacacaggggagaaaccatttaaatgcatggagtgtggaaagagctacagtcagaatggacaccttagaattcatcaacggactcacacaggggagaaaccatttaaatgcatggagtgtggaaagtgttttTGTCGGAGTGGAGAACTTAGAATTcaccaacggactcacaccggggagaaaccatttaaatgcatggaatgtggaaagcacTTCACTAatagtggagaccttagaattcatcaacggactcacacgggggagaaaccatttaaatgcatggagtgtggaaagagctacactCAGAATGGAcatcttagaattcatcaacggactcacacaggggagaaaccatttaaatgcatggagtgtggaaagagctacagtcagaatggacaccttagaattcatcaacggactcacacaggggagaaaccatttaaatgcatggagtgtggaaagtgcttttgTCGGAGTGGagaacttagaattcatcaacggactcacacaggggagaaaccatttaaatgcatgaaaTGTGGAAAGCACTTCACTTatagtggagaccttagaattcatcaacggactcacacgggggagaaaccatttaaatgcatggagtgtggaaagagctacagtcagaatggacaccttagaattcatcaacggactcacacgggggagaaaccatttaaatgcatgcagtgtggaaagagcttcagtcagaatggacaccttagaattcatcaacggactcacacgggggagaaaccatttaaatgcatggagtgtggaaagagcttcatttacagtggaacacttagaattcatcaacggtatcacacgggggagaaaccattaaaatgcatggagtgtggaaagagcttcactgcgagtggaacacttagaattcatcaacggactcacaggggggagaaaccatttaaatgcatggagtgtggaaagagcttcactgagagtggaacacttagaattcatcaacggactcacaggggggagaaaccatttaaatgcatggagtgtggaaagagcttcactgagagtggaacacttagaattcatcaacggactcacacaggggagaaaccatttaaatgcatggagtgtggaaagagctacagtcagaatggacaccttagaattcatcaacggactcacacaggggagaaaccatttaaatgcatggagtgtggaaagagctacagtcagaaaggaaaccttagaattcatcaacggactcacacaggggagaaaccatttaaatgcatggagtgtggaaagagctacagtcagaatggacaccttagaattcatcaacggactcacacaggggagaaaccatttaaatgtatagagtgtggaaagagcttcacttatagtggaacactaagaaaacatcaacagactcacacaggtgagaaaccattaaaatgtattgagtgtggtaagagcttcactgagagaggAAAACTTGCAATTC atcaacggactcacacaagggagaaagcatttcaatgcatggagtgtggaaagagctacagtcagaatggacaccttataattcatcaacggactcacacgggggagaaaccatttaaatgcatggtgtgtggaaagtgcttcagtagGGGTGGAAACCTGAATTTACATCATCAGACTctcacaggagagaaaccctttaaatgcatggagtgtggaaagagctt aagtgctttCCGGTGCCACGGCATGctcagaagcgatttccggcattGCGCTGTACATGTCCAGCTCACGGACACTCCAtgggcttga
- the LOC117042211 gene encoding oocyte zinc finger protein XlCOF6-like, translating into MIFSSFPWSKEDNGEDSQNSGGPCSIGMTKKPFKYMECEKRADKQFESMECGKSFTDRGTLRKHQQTHTGEKPFKCIECGKSFSHSGRLRIHQRTHTGEKPFKCMECGKSFSQNGHLRIHQRTHTGEKPFKCMECGKSFIHSGTLRKHQQTHTGEKPFKCTECGKSFTERGKLAIHQRTHTGEKPFKCMECGKSFTESGTLRIHQRTHTGEKPFKCMECGKSFIHSGKLRIHQRTHTGEKPFKCMECGNSYSQKGNLRIHQLTHMGEKPFKCMECGKSFSQNGHLRIHQQNHMGEKPFKCMECGNSFTESGTLRIHQRTHTGEKPFKCMECGKSFIHSGKLRIHQRTHTGEKPFKCMECGKSYSQKGNLRIHQRTHTGEKPFKCMECGTSFTKSGTLRIHQRTHTEEKPFKCMECGKSFIHSGTLRKHQRTHTGDKPFKCMECGKSYCQKGNLRIHQRTHTGEKPFKCMECGKSFSQNGHLRIHQRTHTGEKPFKCMECGNSFTESGTLRIHQRTHTGEKPFKCMECGKSFTKSGTLRIHQRTHTGEKPFKCLECGESFPKSATLRIHQRTHTGEKPFKCMECRKSFIQSGTLRKHQRTHTREKA; encoded by the coding sequence atGATTTTCTCCTCGTTCCCCTGGTCGAAAGAAGACAATGGAGAAGACAGTCAAAATTCTGGTGGGCCATGTTCAATAGGAATGacgaagaaaccatttaaatacatggagtgtgaaaagagagCGGATAAACAATTTGAaagcatggagtgtggaaagagcttcactgacagaggaacacttagaaaacatcaacaaactcacacaggagagaaaccatttaaatgtattgagtgtgggaagagcttcagtcacagtggaaggcttagaattcatcaacggactcacacaggggagaaaccatttaaatgcatggagtgtggaaagagcttcagtcagaatggacaccttagaattcatcaacggactcacacgggggagaaaccatttaaatgcatggagtgtggaaagagcttcattcacagtggaacactgagaaaacatcaacaaactcacacaggagagaaaccatttaaatgtactgagtgtggaaagagcttcactgagagaggaaaacttgcaattcatcaacggactcacacgggggagaaaccatttaaatgcatggagtgtggaaagagcttcactgagagtggaacacttagaattcatcaacggactcacacgggggagaaaccatttaaatgcatggagtgtggaaagagcttcattcacagtggaaaacttagaattcatcaacggactcacactggggagaaaccatttaaatgcatggagtgtggaaacaGCTACAGTCAGaaaggaaaccttagaattcatcaactgactcacatgggggagaaaccatttaaatgcatggagtgtggaaagagcttcagtcagaatggacaccttagaattcatcaacagaatcacatgggggagaaaccttttaaatgcatggagtgtggaaatagcttcactgagagtggaacacttagaattcatcaacggactcacacgggggagaaaccatttaaatgcatggagtgtggaaaaagcttcattcacagtggaaaacttagaattcatcaacggactcacacgggggagaaaccatttaaatgcatggagtgtggaaagagctacagtcagaaaggaaaccttagaattcatcaacggactcacacgggggagaaaccatttaaatgcatggagtgtggaacgaGCTTCACtaagagtggaacacttagaattcatcaacggactcacacggaggagaaaccatttaaatgcatggagtgtggaaagagcttcattcacagtggaacactaagaaaacatcaacggactcacacgggggataaaccatttaaatgcatggagtgtggaaagagctactgtcagaaaggaaaccttagaattcatcaacggactcacacgggggagaaaccatttaaatgcatggagtgtggaaagagcttcagtcagaatggacaccttagaattcatcaacggactcacacgggggagaaaccttttaaatgcatggagtgtggaaatagcttcactgagagtggaacacttagaattcatcaacggactcacacgggggagaaaccatttaaatgcatggagtgtggaaagagcttcactaagagtggaacacttagaattcatcaacggactcacacgggggagaaaccatttaaatgcctggagtgtggagaaagcttcCCTAAGAGTgcaacacttagaattcatcaacggactcacacgggggagaaaccatttaaatgcatggagtgtcgaaagagcttcattcaaagTGGAACattaagaaaacatcaacggactcacacaagggagaaagca